A genome region from Deltaproteobacteria bacterium includes the following:
- a CDS encoding ketoacyl-ACP synthase III: protein MRILGTGSYVPDRVLSNFDLEKTLDTTNEWIHQRTGILERRVAAEDQASSDLAHHASLHALDAAGIDKSELDLVIFATITPDMCCPAAANFLQAKLDIPRALTFDVSAACSGFIFALNVAQQYLKSRAAKTVLVVASEVMTRTVDWTDRSSCILWGDGAAAVVLRRDPGGPQLLSSHVHTDGANGMNLLLPGGGSLTTPIGHRSVDEKRHFLRLIAANTTVRVAVKHFADSCYEALEANHVSIEDIDWVIPHQANLRMLQSLAKRIELPMEKMVLTIEKYGNISSASVAIALDEAVRDGRIRKDHLALLTAFGGGLTWGSALIRW from the coding sequence ATTCGGATCTTGGGAACAGGCTCATATGTTCCCGATCGCGTGTTGTCCAATTTCGATTTGGAGAAGACGTTAGACACGACAAACGAATGGATCCATCAGCGAACCGGCATTTTGGAACGTCGGGTGGCGGCGGAAGACCAGGCTTCGTCCGACCTCGCTCATCATGCGAGCCTTCACGCTTTGGACGCGGCCGGAATCGACAAGAGTGAGCTGGATCTCGTAATATTCGCCACGATTACCCCGGATATGTGTTGTCCTGCGGCGGCGAACTTCCTGCAGGCCAAGCTGGATATTCCAAGGGCCCTGACGTTCGATGTAAGCGCCGCCTGTTCGGGGTTTATCTTCGCGTTGAACGTTGCTCAGCAATACCTGAAGTCGCGCGCGGCGAAAACCGTGCTTGTGGTGGCGTCCGAGGTCATGACCAGAACCGTGGACTGGACCGACAGAAGCAGTTGCATCCTTTGGGGCGATGGAGCCGCGGCGGTTGTGTTGAGGCGGGACCCGGGGGGCCCGCAACTTCTCTCCAGCCACGTCCATACGGACGGAGCCAATGGGATGAACCTTTTGCTGCCCGGCGGGGGTTCTCTTACGACACCGATCGGACACCGGAGCGTGGATGAAAAGCGTCACTTTCTTCGCCTGATTGCGGCCAACACCACGGTGCGTGTGGCTGTCAAGCATTTTGCGGATTCCTGTTACGAGGCTCTGGAAGCCAACCACGTATCCATCGAAGACATCGACTGGGTAATTCCTCATCAGGCCAATCTTCGCATGCTCCAGAGTCTGGCCAAGCGGATCGAATTGCCGATGGAGAAAATGGTGCTTACCATAGAGAAGTACGGCAACATCTCTTCGGCCAGTGTTGCAATCGCCTTGGACGAGGCTGTTCGGGATGGCCGTATCCGGAAAGATCATCTGGCATTGTTGACGGCCTTTGGGGGCGGGCTTACCTGGGGCAGCGCATTGATTCGCTGGTAG
- the trpS gene encoding tryptophan--tRNA ligase, translated as MRVLSGIQPSGNLHIGNYFGMMKPMLDYHTKHETFIFIVNYHAMTSVSEAKTLREGTLAAALDFLALGLDPDRCVFWVQSDVPEVTELTWILSTITPMGLLERCHSYKDKVAKGLIPNHGLFAYPVLMAADILLYQANVIPVGRDQKQHVEVTRDIAIRFNFQFGETFVLPEPEICEDLAVIPGIDGKKMSKSYGNTIELFAGRSQLKQTVMRIVTDSTPVDQPKNPDTCNLFAIYRPFATPEELERLEARYRAPGLKYSDVKKELLERIWAYFEPFRKRREELARNLDYVHEVLSKGADKARAIASITLDKVRRNVGLVYR; from the coding sequence ATGCGCGTACTGTCCGGAATCCAACCTTCGGGAAATCTGCATATCGGTAATTATTTCGGTATGATGAAACCCATGCTCGATTATCACACGAAGCACGAAACGTTTATTTTTATTGTTAACTACCATGCCATGACCTCGGTTTCAGAGGCGAAGACCCTACGGGAGGGTACCCTGGCGGCGGCTTTGGATTTCCTGGCGCTGGGCCTGGACCCGGATCGGTGCGTGTTCTGGGTGCAATCGGATGTGCCCGAAGTGACCGAACTCACGTGGATCCTTTCGACCATCACTCCCATGGGGCTTCTCGAACGCTGCCATTCCTACAAGGACAAGGTTGCCAAGGGACTGATTCCCAACCACGGGCTGTTCGCCTATCCCGTCTTGATGGCGGCCGACATCCTGCTGTATCAGGCCAATGTCATACCCGTGGGCAGGGATCAGAAGCAGCATGTAGAGGTTACCCGGGACATTGCGATACGGTTCAATTTCCAGTTCGGAGAAACGTTTGTTCTGCCGGAGCCGGAAATCTGCGAGGATCTGGCCGTGATTCCGGGCATTGACGGCAAAAAAATGTCCAAGTCCTATGGGAATACGATTGAACTTTTCGCCGGCCGCAGCCAGTTGAAGCAGACCGTCATGAGGATCGTTACAGACTCGACGCCGGTGGACCAACCCAAAAATCCCGACACATGCAACTTGTTTGCCATCTATCGTCCGTTCGCGACCCCGGAAGAGCTGGAGCGGCTCGAAGCTCGATACCGTGCACCGGGACTGAAATACAGTGATGTCAAGAAAGAACTTCTGGAAAGAATCTGGGCGTATTTCGAGCCCTTTCGCAAGCGAAGGGAGGAGCTGGCTCGGAACCTGGACTATGTGCATGAGGTGCTCAGCAAGGGAGCGGACAAGGCCCGGGCCATAGCATCGATAACTTTGGACAAGGTGAGGCGTAACGTCGGGCTGGTATATCGTTGA